In Corylus avellana chromosome ca2, CavTom2PMs-1.0, the following proteins share a genomic window:
- the LOC132169479 gene encoding uncharacterized protein LOC132169479 translates to MDLTQGNMTVAQYAGHFNELARFAPYLVADEQNRVRKFEHGLNPQIHERIVCFEIQDFVELVNKASLAEESVKRSALAMTETRKRAAPPSNQNQARWKRRPNENNHGVKPMGNGSSSATGAPCPKCQRLHYGLCRTGTNMCYRCGQAGHFARDCPKAKGGAASLQARNNRLPPTQARVYALTLGEAETKNGVVTGGRYSTTNLNNTSQAIITRRMSSLPGMLKGVASRGEKNGDNRGARIP, encoded by the exons ATGGACCTCACCCAAGGAAATATGACAGTCGCTCAGTATGCTGGCCACTTCAATGAATTGGCTCGCTTTGCTCCCTACTTGGTGGCAGATGAGCAAAATCGAGTAAGGAAGTTTGAACACGGTCTCAACCCACAAATCCATGAACGTATTGTATGCTTTGAAATTCAAGATTTTGTGGAATTAGTCAACAAGGCCTCTCTAGCGGAGGAGAGCGTGAAGAGGAGTGCTTTGGCAATGACGGAAACACGAAAGAGGGCTGCACCTCCATCAAATCAAAACCAAGCTAGATGGAAACGAAGACCGAACGAAAATAATCATGGAGTCAAACCCATGGGAAATGGGTCGAGTTCAGCCACCGGTGCGCCTTGTCCGAAATGCCAACGCCTCCACTACGGACTGTGTCGTACAGGGACTAATATGTGCTACCGATGCGGTCAGGCCGGTCACTTTGCACGAGATTGCCCAAAGGCAAAAGGAGGTGCTGCATCATTACAGGCAAGGAATAATCGCTTACCACCCACTCAAGCCAGGGTTTACGCCCTCACACTAGGTGAAGCAGAAACGAAGAATGGAGTGGTCACAG GTGGGCGCTACTCCACAACTAATCTCAACAACACAAGCCAAGCAATTATTACTAGAAGGATGTCAAGTCTACCTGGCATGCTTAAAGGAGTCGCCTCAAGAGGAGAGAAAAATGGAGATAACCGTGGTGCAAGAATTCCTTGA